The Chitinophagales bacterium genome includes a region encoding these proteins:
- a CDS encoding N-6 DNA methylase: MATKDTANNEIASLVERFEEQFDSYKRAEYNETLARHDFIDPFFKALGWDINNENGYAESYREVIHEDRVKVGKATKAPDYSFRLVGGKRLFFVEAKKPSVFVKGEIIPAYQVRRYGWSAKLPISIITDFEEFAVYDCTRKPNPTDKASVARIKYLTYQDYLKEFDFIWETFSKERVLKGSFDKFITSNAGKRGTATVDKEFLQSLDSWRTYLATSISWNNKNLDEEEINFVVQQTIDRIIFLRIAEDRDVEQYGNLQQAIKQGNFYQNLFYQFQQADDKYNSGLFDFRKDKISKTLSVDNKVLKTIINELYYPESPYEFSVLSVEILGSAYEQFLGKQIKIDKAHRAHIEEKPEVRKAGGVYYTPQYIVEYIVKNTVGKLTENKTPKEIRKIKIVDPACGSGSFLIGAYQYLLDWHRNYYHERHAELVSASLNQGQIPKRVRNDDKLLTPEGNLTTAEKKRILLNNIFGVDIDVNAVEVTKLSLLLKCLEGETEASIASQLKLFNERILPTLDNNIKDGNSLVDIDLYNSQLDFGEEKKIKPFSWQKAFVEVFKQGGFDVVIGNPPYGATLTKEVDTYLRSKYQVANYQLDTYILFIERGKRLLNKSGYLGFIIPSAWVASTYDNKLRKYLTEDNRIENFVITPKQTFKDASVETCILILSNNLQSKSFEVERWDTKEKSSYSLNTKEIQFENFYVFPVYADYKTNKVVHKIRKQKNVLNDFADVSWGIKAYQKGKGKPPQKGFESESKIYHSDKRKNKTHKPLLGGREINRFCLNWKGGFIDYGDWLAEPRKPRWFEGERILVREVTANGIVQATFVEDDYVFSNSVDGIKMRSKDLSIKFLLGLINSKLISFYHSNTSANAFKGAFPKVLLQDLRELPVPKPDTKTQNEIENLVNQLLQLNQEKAETNLQTKVSQLDGRIEYCESRINEIVYQLYELTPDEIKIVEGK; this comes from the coding sequence ATGGCAACAAAAGACACTGCAAATAATGAAATAGCCAGCCTTGTCGAGCGTTTTGAGGAGCAATTTGATTCCTATAAAAGGGCGGAATATAATGAAACACTTGCAAGACATGACTTCATTGATCCATTTTTTAAAGCCCTGGGCTGGGACATTAATAATGAAAACGGTTATGCTGAAAGTTATCGTGAGGTAATTCATGAGGACAGAGTAAAAGTTGGAAAGGCAACCAAAGCCCCGGACTATTCTTTTCGTTTGGTTGGAGGCAAGCGACTTTTCTTTGTAGAAGCAAAGAAGCCGAGTGTGTTTGTCAAAGGAGAAATTATACCTGCTTATCAGGTGCGAAGATATGGCTGGAGTGCAAAGCTTCCTATCAGCATCATCACCGACTTTGAGGAATTTGCCGTTTATGATTGCACCAGGAAACCAAACCCGACAGACAAAGCATCTGTAGCACGAATAAAATATTTAACTTATCAGGATTACCTGAAAGAGTTTGATTTCATTTGGGAAACTTTCAGCAAAGAGCGGGTACTGAAAGGCAGCTTTGACAAGTTCATAACAAGCAATGCAGGCAAAAGAGGAACGGCAACGGTTGACAAAGAATTTTTGCAATCCCTTGATAGTTGGAGAACCTACCTTGCAACTTCAATAAGCTGGAACAACAAAAACCTTGACGAGGAAGAAATAAATTTTGTTGTTCAACAAACCATTGACAGAATTATTTTCCTGCGAATTGCAGAGGACAGAGATGTTGAGCAATACGGAAACTTGCAACAAGCAATTAAGCAAGGCAACTTTTATCAAAATCTTTTCTATCAGTTTCAGCAAGCAGACGACAAATACAATTCGGGTTTATTTGATTTCAGGAAAGACAAAATCAGCAAAACACTTTCGGTTGACAACAAGGTTTTAAAAACCATCATCAACGAATTGTATTATCCCGAAAGCCCTTACGAGTTTTCGGTTTTGTCGGTAGAGATTTTAGGAAGTGCATACGAACAGTTTCTCGGAAAGCAAATAAAAATTGACAAAGCACATCGTGCCCACATTGAAGAAAAACCCGAAGTAAGAAAAGCAGGAGGCGTTTATTACACTCCGCAATATATAGTTGAATACATTGTAAAAAACACAGTCGGCAAACTCACAGAAAACAAAACACCGAAAGAGATAAGAAAAATAAAAATAGTTGACCCCGCCTGCGGCAGTGGCAGCTTTCTTATCGGTGCTTATCAGTATTTGTTGGATTGGCATCGTAATTATTATCACGAACGTCATGCTGAACTCGTTTCAGCATCTCTCAATCAGGGACAGATTCCGAAACGGGTTCGGAATGACGACAAGTTGCTTACACCCGAAGGCAACCTGACAACAGCAGAGAAGAAAAGAATTCTGCTCAACAATATTTTCGGAGTTGACATTGATGTAAACGCAGTTGAAGTAACCAAGTTGAGTTTGCTTCTCAAATGTTTGGAAGGCGAAACCGAAGCAAGCATTGCCTCACAATTGAAACTGTTTAATGAAAGAATTTTGCCAACTCTTGATAACAACATCAAAGATGGAAACAGTTTAGTTGATATTGATTTATACAACAGCCAGCTTGATTTCGGTGAAGAGAAAAAAATAAAACCGTTCAGTTGGCAGAAAGCATTTGTAGAAGTTTTCAAGCAAGGAGGTTTTGATGTTGTAATTGGAAATCCGCCATATGGAGCAACCCTTACTAAAGAAGTTGATACTTATTTAAGAAGTAAATATCAAGTAGCAAATTATCAATTGGATACTTACATTCTTTTTATTGAGAGAGGAAAAAGATTGCTAAACAAAAGCGGCTATTTGGGTTTTATAATTCCATCAGCTTGGGTTGCTTCAACTTATGACAACAAGTTGAGAAAGTATTTAACAGAAGACAACAGAATTGAAAATTTTGTAATCACTCCAAAGCAAACATTCAAAGACGCATCCGTTGAAACTTGCATTTTGATTTTGTCCAACAATTTGCAAAGCAAAAGTTTTGAAGTTGAAAGATGGGATACGAAAGAGAAATCTTCTTACTCACTAAACACAAAAGAAATTCAATTCGAAAATTTTTATGTGTTTCCGGTTTACGCTGATTATAAAACAAACAAGGTTGTTCACAAAATCAGAAAACAAAAGAATGTTCTCAATGATTTTGCTGATGTGAGTTGGGGAATAAAAGCGTATCAGAAGGGAAAGGGAAAGCCACCCCAAAAGGGTTTTGAATCAGAAAGCAAAATTTATCATTCAGATAAAAGAAAAAATAAAACACATAAACCTTTGCTTGGAGGACGTGAGATAAACAGATTTTGCCTAAACTGGAAAGGAGGTTTTATAGATTATGGTGATTGGCTTGCAGAACCGAGAAAGCCTCGTTGGTTTGAGGGAGAAAGAATTTTAGTTAGAGAAGTAACTGCAAATGGAATTGTCCAAGCAACCTTTGTTGAAGATGATTATGTGTTTTCAAATTCAGTTGACGGAATAAAAATGAGGTCAAAAGATTTGAGCATAAAATTTTTGTTAGGACTTATCAATTCAAAACTCATTTCGTTTTATCACAGCAATACTTCTGCGAATGCCTTTAAAGGAGCATTTCCAAAAGTGTTATTACAAGATTTGAGGGAGTTGCCAGTTCCAAAGCCAGATACGAAAACACAAAATGAAATAGAAAATTTGGTAAACCAACTTTTACAACTCAATCAGGAAAAAGCAGAAACAAACCTGCAAACCAAAGTTTCGCAACTTGACGGTAGGATTGAATATTGCGAAAGCAGAATAAACGAAATTGTTTATCAACTTTACGAGTTGACACCTGATGAAATAAAAATTGTAGAAGGGAAATAA
- a CDS encoding META domain-containing protein, with translation MKKISVVIASLTIIILIAGCHITNPLGGRPGGGSEMLYKYKWYLTELQGQPFTFIGEDNYAHLLFTAGQPNKVTGSTGCNRLNGSYDLTGVNFIKFSPLATTKMACPGNTEAKFIEALGQVNNWSIANEQLLLSNGKILVAKLNAVSMETDKLSGTWELNYISGLKIAFEGLYPDKKPFISFNFAEKDLMGNTTCNGFSSKYTMKGNNIKFADPLKTMIFCEGGGEEAFLNMLKKVNKYAVSDENTLTFLIDDVAVMRFAKK, from the coding sequence ATGAAAAAAATTAGTGTAGTAATTGCTTCTTTAACAATAATCATTTTAATAGCAGGCTGTCATATTACAAATCCGCTAGGTGGAAGACCAGGTGGTGGCAGTGAAATGCTTTATAAATATAAATGGTATTTAACCGAATTGCAGGGCCAGCCCTTTACCTTTATTGGAGAGGACAACTATGCACATCTTTTATTTACTGCCGGGCAGCCAAACAAGGTAACTGGTTCTACCGGGTGCAACAGGCTAAATGGTTCTTATGATTTAACCGGTGTAAACTTTATAAAATTTTCACCGTTGGCTACCACTAAGATGGCCTGCCCCGGCAATACAGAAGCGAAGTTTATTGAAGCATTGGGGCAGGTAAATAACTGGAGCATCGCCAATGAACAATTACTGTTGAGTAACGGAAAAATATTAGTGGCTAAACTAAACGCCGTGTCAATGGAAACTGATAAACTAAGCGGTACATGGGAACTGAATTATATTTCCGGGCTAAAGATTGCTTTTGAAGGTTTGTATCCCGATAAAAAACCCTTCATATCATTCAACTTTGCCGAAAAAGATCTGATGGGCAATACAACCTGCAATGGTTTCAGTTCCAAATATACTATGAAGGGAAATAATATAAAATTCGCCGACCCTTTAAAGACAATGATATTTTGTGAAGGTGGTGGAGAAGAAGCATTTTTAAACATGCTGAAAAAAGTAAATAAGTATGCGGTAAGTGATGAAAATACGCTAACGTTTTTGATAGACGATGTTGCAGTAATGAGATTTGCTAAAAAATAA
- a CDS encoding RHS repeat-associated core domain-containing protein, producing MLRLIMVISPAAVDFMADKMDYTLKTDVLNKWVFQYQYNKRGLVSAKKIPAQDWTYMDYDQLDRIALTQDPNLRTSNKWIFQKYDELGHPIINGLATISSKSNIDLQNTMWSTNAVLYESRIGPSDWCTTNDGYTHNVYPTSCSEDLLLNYFNDYDFDGNGSDDFIPISSDIARSKNKLTGTFVEVLNTTPSQFVKQANFYDYRYRIIETDGLNERDRSDQTLNTYDFAGNILTSVRNLSVSHLMGTLSITNRQTFDNADRLIDTYMQVDAAPEIWLADLAYNEIDQVKQRNLENYMAGIDDRQSDTHRESTQYIDYKYNTRGWLTDINDITTASSLNGDYFAMKLHYDDGNSSLGASSQYTGNISWAEWRNSSDSVKRQYGYQYDQLDRLTKAKYTSYNPKETKVDDDLFTVSNLKYDANGNINAMKVKGVISKVKNAYTYGVADDLTYSYDGNKLTKVVDKGTGEWSNGLDFRGTGNTYNYDANANMTNDPNKGISVTYNYLNLPESITKTSTGDNLKVSYDAGGNKWREVTTIAGTKDSTLYFGGIIYEKGVPKKILNSDGYLVKDSAGNWNSYYYIKDHLGNIRTVFKGIEMVYTNAPLTMETNIDEEGNYPKYHNVASTRNNLERFQGISSAEIHNAQGPYTDAPIHARDSVKISVYYYWQKNAQKPQQPPKNPNNFLPLIQLQTLPDILSQQRIESGRQHSRSTFGMQLNIIGLFNYLHDKHHQQRDIEAPESAPDAYALLQLQDSSNNVVQEWKYKSDSSDKWIHLSDSMKIIVPDSTMKYHLHMELVNNSDENVWYDTLNLRIGTPTTPVIQENSYYPFGNMIDKLCWQTTGEDTSAYRYNGKEWYNPFGLDWLDYGARWYDPQVGRWWSVDPLAEKFLGWSPFTYGNDNPIGNIDPDGMAADGDYYGKNGKYLGSDGINDNRVYTVNTTTIANSNVPSVFLQSQINYVGQSTGFELSFTGNANAENSQQADGTVNVYQNVSNGSQFTRMSLGAVGGPFGNGAPPNGDYTVDDPRLRTESGFTRDDFGFSFNLNPQFETQRTLLRIHPDGNTSGTLGCIGLQCTGTQGKSFYNLLSNEVNRNGAMNLNINITDNPNNQGGEDVPKINE from the coding sequence ATGCTTCGGCTGATTATGGTCATTTCTCCGGCTGCAGTGGATTTTATGGCAGATAAAATGGATTATACTTTAAAAACTGATGTGCTTAATAAATGGGTCTTTCAATATCAATACAATAAGCGGGGGTTGGTTTCGGCAAAAAAAATTCCAGCTCAGGATTGGACCTACATGGATTACGATCAGCTCGATCGGATAGCCTTAACTCAGGATCCAAATCTTCGAACATCAAACAAATGGATTTTCCAGAAATATGATGAATTGGGACATCCAATTATTAATGGACTTGCAACTATTAGTAGCAAATCAAACATTGATTTACAAAATACGATGTGGTCCACAAACGCTGTTTTATACGAATCACGTATCGGCCCTTCCGATTGGTGCACTACAAATGATGGCTATACTCACAACGTATATCCGACATCCTGCTCCGAAGATTTATTACTTAACTACTTTAATGATTACGATTTTGACGGTAATGGTTCCGATGATTTTATACCTATCTCATCGGACATTGCACGATCTAAAAATAAGTTAACAGGTACTTTTGTTGAGGTTCTAAATACGACTCCATCTCAATTTGTGAAGCAAGCCAATTTCTATGATTACCGCTACCGCATAATAGAAACAGATGGACTTAATGAAAGGGATAGAAGTGATCAGACATTGAATACTTATGATTTTGCAGGAAACATTTTAACTTCTGTTAGAAATCTTTCTGTTTCACATCTCATGGGAACTTTATCGATTACTAACAGACAAACATTTGATAATGCAGACCGTCTTATTGATACTTATATGCAGGTAGATGCAGCTCCGGAAATCTGGCTCGCTGATTTGGCCTACAATGAAATAGACCAGGTAAAGCAACGCAACCTTGAGAATTACATGGCTGGCATTGATGACCGTCAGTCGGATACGCACAGGGAGTCTACTCAGTATATTGATTATAAATATAATACCCGCGGATGGCTTACCGATATTAATGATATTACTACGGCTTCTTCCCTTAACGGTGATTATTTTGCAATGAAATTGCATTACGACGATGGAAACAGTTCGTTAGGTGCATCCTCGCAGTATACAGGAAATATTTCCTGGGCTGAATGGCGTAACTCCAGCGATTCAGTTAAGCGTCAATACGGATATCAATATGATCAGTTAGACCGGTTGACCAAGGCAAAGTATACTTCTTACAACCCTAAAGAAACTAAGGTGGACGATGATTTATTCACGGTCAGCAACCTGAAATATGATGCTAATGGAAATATAAATGCTATGAAAGTAAAAGGAGTGATAAGTAAAGTTAAAAACGCTTATACATATGGTGTAGCCGATGATCTTACCTATTCTTACGATGGAAATAAGCTAACAAAAGTAGTTGATAAAGGAACGGGTGAATGGAGTAATGGCCTGGATTTTCGTGGAACTGGAAATACCTATAACTATGATGCCAATGCGAACATGACCAATGATCCGAACAAGGGTATTTCCGTTACCTACAATTATTTGAATCTTCCTGAATCCATAACCAAAACTTCTACAGGCGATAATTTAAAAGTAAGCTACGATGCCGGAGGAAACAAGTGGCGGGAAGTTACTACAATAGCCGGCACGAAAGATTCGACACTCTATTTTGGTGGCATTATTTATGAAAAAGGCGTACCTAAGAAAATATTAAACAGTGATGGGTATTTAGTGAAGGACAGTGCAGGCAACTGGAACTCTTACTATTACATTAAAGACCATCTTGGTAACATCCGTACGGTATTTAAAGGCATAGAGATGGTCTATACCAATGCGCCGCTCACCATGGAAACAAACATAGATGAAGAAGGTAATTATCCGAAATATCATAATGTTGCTTCTACACGTAATAACCTTGAGCGATTTCAGGGGATCAGTAGTGCAGAAATACATAACGCACAAGGTCCATATACAGATGCCCCCATTCATGCACGTGACTCAGTGAAAATCAGTGTATATTATTACTGGCAGAAGAATGCGCAAAAGCCACAGCAACCACCAAAGAATCCCAATAATTTTTTGCCTCTTATTCAATTGCAGACGCTTCCTGATATTCTTTCACAACAACGTATAGAATCAGGCAGGCAACACAGCCGGTCCACCTTCGGTATGCAACTTAATATCATTGGATTGTTTAATTATTTACACGATAAGCACCATCAGCAAAGAGATATTGAAGCTCCTGAATCTGCACCAGATGCTTATGCCTTGCTTCAGTTACAAGACAGTTCTAACAATGTGGTGCAGGAGTGGAAATATAAGAGTGACAGCTCGGATAAATGGATACACTTAAGCGACTCCATGAAAATTATCGTTCCCGATTCCACTATGAAATATCATCTTCACATGGAGCTGGTGAACAACAGTGATGAAAATGTCTGGTACGACACCTTGAACCTGCGTATTGGTACGCCAACTACTCCTGTTATTCAGGAGAACAGCTACTACCCTTTTGGAAATATGATCGATAAATTGTGCTGGCAGACAACCGGGGAGGATACTTCAGCGTATAGATATAACGGTAAGGAGTGGTATAATCCATTTGGATTAGACTGGCTGGATTACGGAGCCCGCTGGTACGATCCTCAAGTGGGGAGGTGGTGGAGTGTTGATCCTCTCGCAGAGAAGTTTCTGGGATGGAGCCCGTTTACCTACGGGAATGATAACCCGATTGGAAATATTGATCCCGATGGAATGGCAGCGGACGGGGATTATTATGGTAAAAATGGAAAATATTTAGGCAGTGATGGAATAAACGATAATAGAGTTTACACAGTGAATACTACAACTATCGCAAACTCTAATGTTCCTTCTGTATTTTTACAGTCACAAATCAATTATGTGGGGCAATCAACTGGGTTTGAGTTATCATTCACTGGAAATGCAAATGCGGAAAATTCCCAACAGGCCGATGGAACAGTAAATGTATATCAAAACGTAAGTAACGGAAGCCAATTTACCCGCATGAGTTTAGGTGCTGTTGGAGGCCCTTTTGGAAATGGAGCGCCACCCAATGGGGATTACACTGTAGATGACCCACGTCTAAGAACAGAATCCGGATTTACGAGAGACGATTTTGGTTTTAGTTTTAATCTGAATCCTCAATTTGAAACCCAACGAACACTCTTACGAATCCATCCAGATGGGAATACTTCGGGAACATTGGGCTGCATAGGATTACAATGTACTGGCACTCAAGGAAAATCCTTCTATAATTTATTGAGTAATGAAGTAAATCGAAATGGTGCAATGAACTTAAATATTAATATTACAGACAATCCGAATAATCAAGGCGGTGAAGATGTTCCAAAAATCAACGAATAA
- a CDS encoding TerB family tellurite resistance protein, translating into MATQLLQGCAEEQKTAYIAAIASIATTDNVASENEINYLVNLADYAGLNDQSKKTVLAAAKDTSLNSLKQSLDVLKSSELRFSLVADLIAFAEADSNLAEGEKKHIESISNYLGVNNTQLQALNDYVKEAASQPVAQPATTNTSMGSQGILGGISDKLTSAGIDFSSVAKGLMSFVGPMIMGNMISKGMQSGGRSDIAQGNTAQGGIGSLVSSLTGGKGLSGIGGFLSKLM; encoded by the coding sequence ATGGCAACCCAACTCCTTCAAGGCTGCGCCGAAGAACAAAAAACTGCTTATATCGCAGCTATTGCTTCCATTGCTACTACTGATAATGTAGCCTCTGAAAATGAAATTAACTACCTGGTAAACCTTGCAGATTATGCTGGCCTAAATGATCAGAGTAAAAAAACAGTTTTGGCAGCTGCAAAAGATACCTCCCTTAATTCACTTAAGCAATCTCTTGATGTTCTTAAATCAAGTGAGCTACGGTTTTCACTCGTTGCTGATTTGATTGCATTTGCTGAAGCAGATAGTAATCTTGCAGAAGGTGAAAAAAAACACATCGAAAGCATCTCTAATTACCTTGGAGTAAATAATACACAACTCCAGGCACTGAATGATTATGTAAAAGAAGCGGCATCACAACCAGTTGCTCAGCCCGCGACTACAAATACTTCTATGGGATCTCAGGGAATATTAGGCGGCATTAGCGATAAATTGACAAGCGCCGGTATTGATTTTAGTAGCGTCGCAAAAGGGCTGATGAGCTTCGTTGGTCCAATGATCATGGGAAATATGATCTCCAAGGGAATGCAGAGTGGTGGTAGAAGTGATATAGCGCAGGGAAATACTGCGCAAGGAGGTATTGGTTCTCTTGTTAGTAGTTTAACAGGAGGAAAAGGATTATCAGGGATAGGTGGATTTCTATCTAAACTAATGTGA